The following proteins are encoded in a genomic region of Pseudodesulfovibrio mercurii:
- a CDS encoding DUF169 domain-containing protein — protein sequence MSYREMQEILMRELRLYHYPVAVKFFFDQAELDAFHAAAPEIYTPVKAMTFCQWEIGARMKGQIVYSGEAGLGCGNARYGFGWKELDEGEIKGHAKYTRDLDQAERFVRSKARLPQGLLGIAVAPLGAVDGLYEPDTVHFYCDNMQAYHLAVDYMAATDTHPLHSTITMNSSACGGNVHSYLAREFNMLPACSGSYNAGKTERGEINVIIPGVQFGAVFDRLMTRIKAGSSSITRPGDGFPGADVCKNCPLIVFKKEQ from the coding sequence ATGTCGTACAGGGAAATGCAGGAAATCCTCATGCGCGAGCTACGGCTCTATCACTACCCCGTGGCGGTCAAATTCTTCTTCGACCAGGCCGAGCTGGACGCCTTCCACGCGGCCGCGCCGGAGATCTACACCCCGGTCAAGGCCATGACCTTCTGTCAGTGGGAGATCGGGGCGCGCATGAAGGGCCAGATCGTCTATTCGGGCGAGGCCGGGCTGGGCTGCGGCAACGCGCGCTACGGCTTCGGCTGGAAGGAGCTGGACGAGGGCGAGATCAAGGGCCACGCCAAGTACACCAGGGACCTGGACCAGGCCGAGCGGTTCGTGCGCTCCAAGGCCCGGCTGCCCCAGGGGCTGCTCGGCATCGCCGTGGCCCCGCTGGGCGCGGTGGACGGCCTGTACGAGCCCGACACCGTGCACTTCTACTGCGACAACATGCAGGCCTACCACCTGGCCGTGGACTACATGGCGGCCACGGACACCCACCCCCTGCACTCGACCATCACCATGAACTCCTCGGCCTGCGGCGGCAACGTGCACTCCTACCTGGCCCGCGAGTTCAACATGCTCCCGGCCTGCTCGGGCAGCTACAACGCGGGTAAGACCGAGCGCGGCGAGATCAACGTGATCATCCCCGGCGTCCAGTTCGGTGCGGTCTTCGACCGGCTCATGACGCGCATCAAGGCGGGCAGCAGCTCCATCACCCGGCCCGGCGACGGCTTCCCCGGCGCGGACGTGTGCAAGAACTGCCCGCTGATCGTCTTCAAGAAGGAGCAGTAG
- a CDS encoding cytochrome c family protein: MNRLLLIVAVACFLLSLAAAAAHAELFGDYVGYTACEECHADVVKGWKTTPHANAFEDLKQQGEEKQSVPGCVRCHVVAMDADGGFIDMDLTPELKDVQCENCHGPGRKHVASQDPADIVARPDEALCRTCHTEGQDKNFDYKVKSRFVHGEQ; encoded by the coding sequence ATGAACCGCCTTCTGCTGATCGTGGCCGTCGCCTGCTTCCTCCTCTCCCTGGCGGCGGCCGCGGCCCATGCCGAACTGTTCGGCGACTACGTGGGCTACACCGCCTGCGAGGAGTGCCACGCCGACGTGGTCAAGGGATGGAAGACCACCCCCCACGCCAACGCCTTCGAGGATTTGAAGCAGCAGGGCGAGGAGAAGCAGTCGGTGCCCGGCTGCGTGCGCTGCCACGTGGTGGCCATGGACGCGGACGGCGGGTTCATCGACATGGACCTGACCCCGGAACTCAAGGACGTGCAGTGCGAGAACTGCCACGGCCCCGGCCGGAAGCACGTGGCGTCGCAGGACCCGGCCGACATCGTCGCCAGGCCCGACGAGGCCCTGTGCCGCACTTGCCACACCGAGGGCCAGGACAAGAACTTCGACTACAAGGTCAAATCCCGTTTCGTGCACGGGGAACAATAA
- a CDS encoding ComEA family DNA-binding protein, giving the protein MKKICLILAFVLALALSAQASFAADNSGKLNLNVATVEQLEAIDGISHELAEEIVKARTENGEFVDMSELLDIDGVDNALLRKLEKVIYIEPASDCNC; this is encoded by the coding sequence ATGAAAAAGATCTGCCTCATCCTGGCGTTCGTCCTGGCCCTGGCCCTGTCCGCGCAGGCATCCTTCGCCGCGGACAACAGCGGCAAGCTCAACCTCAACGTGGCCACCGTGGAACAGCTGGAGGCCATCGACGGCATCAGCCACGAACTGGCCGAGGAGATCGTCAAGGCCCGCACGGAGAACGGGGAGTTCGTGGACATGTCCGAGCTGCTCGACATCGACGGCGTGGACAACGCCCTGCTCAGGAAGCTCGAGAAGGTCATCTACATAGAGCCCGCATCGGACTGCAACTGCTAG
- a CDS encoding ATP-binding protein, whose translation MRRAVLILILCLGFLPVLAHGRALARPVYHVGTRALSPPFSFLAVKEGKQGVRGYSVDEMVMLGRIMGADMEFRPIHDLGKRRELFLNGSVDILAHDSQETADELDAIWIPVGISLRHHLYVNESCRSVTCLRDLASKKVVAITSAPYSAEINLPEDVVWLSSPMEALNMVSQGVMDVFVAPSERVADDLIDRYQIPNILKKGVVLGESPLGIIVPRSRPALAEDIREAFRHLRESGMAAQLRDKWFGKPTITDDLRHYAKYVAVGSGVAGVIFVAIVVWNVSLKRRVDRVTQDLRRTEQRYRDLIESSPDMIFLVNEEGSVLHANERARDSLRFPGPVNEVNLRQLVTREYADEIDAFLKKVFNDGCDKFEFQMVESAGHPMEVEVAGRIIQGPVRTQLLACLFARNVTERNRMEEELIQSERLGIIGKMAASLAHEINNPLGVIQANAEDLMFEEGLVPDVKDGLLAIQRNAIRAGEITKGLLEAATPKPMSMETVEIGALVRDALSLLGSRRKQERVEVDLPDEPLYIRGDDRALQQVLMNLVFNSLAVTGEDERILIRACRAGEGEDETVRLEVSDNGTGIERHNLTQIFEPFFSSRKGGFGLGLFITRRMVERHDGLIFAESEPGRGTCMFLEFPSVHDEEA comes from the coding sequence ATGCGCCGCGCCGTCCTTATCCTCATCCTCTGCCTCGGGTTCCTCCCGGTCCTGGCGCATGGGCGGGCCCTGGCGCGGCCGGTTTACCACGTGGGCACGCGGGCCCTGTCCCCGCCGTTCTCCTTCCTGGCCGTCAAGGAGGGCAAGCAGGGCGTGCGCGGCTACTCCGTGGACGAGATGGTCATGCTGGGCAGGATCATGGGCGCGGACATGGAGTTCCGGCCCATCCACGACCTGGGCAAGCGGCGGGAGCTTTTCCTGAACGGCTCGGTGGACATCCTGGCCCACGACTCGCAGGAGACCGCCGACGAACTGGACGCCATCTGGATTCCCGTGGGCATCAGCCTGCGCCACCACCTCTACGTCAACGAGAGCTGCCGCTCGGTGACCTGCCTGCGCGACCTCGCCAGCAAGAAGGTCGTGGCCATCACCTCCGCGCCCTACAGCGCCGAGATCAACCTGCCCGAGGACGTGGTCTGGCTGAGTTCGCCCATGGAGGCCCTGAACATGGTCAGCCAGGGGGTCATGGACGTGTTCGTGGCCCCGTCCGAGCGCGTGGCCGACGACCTCATCGACCGCTACCAGATCCCGAACATCCTCAAGAAGGGCGTGGTTCTCGGCGAGAGCCCCCTGGGCATCATCGTGCCCCGGAGCCGGCCCGCGCTGGCCGAGGATATCCGGGAGGCCTTCCGCCACCTGCGGGAGAGCGGCATGGCCGCCCAGCTGCGCGACAAGTGGTTCGGCAAGCCGACCATCACCGACGACCTCCGCCACTACGCCAAGTACGTGGCCGTGGGCTCGGGCGTGGCCGGGGTCATCTTCGTCGCCATCGTGGTCTGGAACGTCTCCCTCAAGCGGCGCGTGGACCGGGTGACCCAGGACCTGCGCCGCACCGAGCAGCGTTACCGAGACCTCATCGAATCTTCGCCGGACATGATTTTTCTGGTCAACGAGGAGGGCAGCGTGCTCCACGCCAACGAGCGCGCCCGCGACTCCCTGCGCTTCCCCGGACCCGTGAACGAGGTCAACCTGCGCCAGTTGGTCACCCGCGAATACGCCGACGAGATCGACGCCTTTCTGAAGAAGGTCTTCAACGACGGCTGCGACAAGTTCGAGTTCCAGATGGTCGAGAGCGCGGGCCACCCCATGGAGGTGGAGGTGGCCGGGCGGATCATTCAGGGTCCGGTCCGGACCCAGCTCCTGGCCTGTCTGTTCGCCCGCAACGTGACCGAGCGCAACCGCATGGAGGAGGAGCTGATCCAGTCCGAGCGCCTCGGCATCATCGGCAAGATGGCCGCCTCCCTGGCCCACGAGATCAACAACCCCCTGGGCGTCATCCAGGCCAACGCCGAGGACCTCATGTTCGAGGAGGGGCTGGTTCCGGACGTCAAGGACGGCCTGTTGGCCATCCAGCGCAACGCCATCCGCGCGGGCGAGATCACCAAGGGGCTGCTCGAGGCGGCCACGCCCAAGCCCATGAGCATGGAGACCGTGGAGATCGGCGCCCTGGTCCGCGACGCCCTGTCCCTGCTCGGCAGCCGCCGCAAGCAGGAGCGGGTGGAGGTGGACCTGCCCGACGAGCCCCTGTACATCCGGGGCGACGACCGCGCCCTGCAACAGGTGCTCATGAACCTGGTCTTCAATTCCCTGGCCGTGACGGGCGAGGACGAGCGCATCCTCATCCGCGCCTGCCGGGCCGGGGAGGGCGAGGACGAGACCGTGCGCCTGGAGGTCAGCGACAACGGCACGGGCATCGAGCGGCACAACCTGACGCAGATCTTCGAGCCGTTCTTCTCGTCGCGCAAGGGCGGCTTCGGCCTGGGGTTGTTCATCACCCGCCGCATGGTGGAGCGGCACGACGGTCTGATTTTCGCCGAATCCGAGCCGGGAAGGGGCACCTGCATGTTCCTGGAATTTCCGTCGGTCCACGACGAGGAGGCCTGA
- a CDS encoding putative sulfate exporter family transporter produces MAIHYELGRKSWFSALYDLKAVLPGLLAMFFIAIFSNNLAGVPNPFTLQNLFAWLDGVIGPVHHQSLFQVLNSNFVWNPLLVGLIIGNVFGVPDSWKRGLSYIHMLMPLGIIMLAPHFMLGHALKLGAAPILICTASLFLTATLTLWIAKLFRLDDRHGSIIAGGLATGDPHACAILMPLIKAKGGQVVHATACVIGFGLVSMYLLPVLGEWVGLTPQALGLASVVGVGNGAQALFAAFGSSYEAGRWATWFDVGRHVIMPAGFLYVFIVMFVRKLRRRDDETVMATRGIKTFPLWLGVFVFLWALACLHLFKEPAHHAIFAMVKWDFSLAAAALGLSVSFREITQHGLKGVLVTLAAGLLRIALLLAALVICVKTGLFAA; encoded by the coding sequence ATGGCAATACACTACGAGCTGGGCCGCAAATCCTGGTTCAGCGCACTGTATGACCTGAAGGCGGTCCTGCCCGGACTGCTGGCGATGTTCTTCATCGCCATCTTCAGCAACAACCTGGCCGGGGTGCCCAACCCGTTCACCCTGCAAAACCTGTTCGCCTGGCTGGACGGGGTCATCGGTCCGGTGCACCACCAGTCCCTCTTCCAGGTCCTGAACTCCAACTTCGTCTGGAACCCGCTGCTCGTCGGCCTGATCATCGGCAACGTCTTCGGCGTGCCGGACTCCTGGAAACGCGGCCTGTCCTACATCCACATGCTCATGCCGCTGGGCATCATCATGCTCGCCCCGCACTTTATGCTCGGCCACGCCTTAAAGCTCGGCGCTGCCCCGATCCTGATCTGCACGGCCTCCCTGTTCCTGACCGCGACCCTGACCCTGTGGATTGCGAAGCTGTTCAGGCTCGACGACCGCCACGGGTCCATCATCGCGGGCGGCCTGGCCACGGGCGACCCCCACGCCTGCGCCATCCTCATGCCGCTGATCAAGGCCAAGGGCGGCCAGGTGGTCCACGCAACGGCCTGCGTCATCGGCTTCGGGCTGGTCTCCATGTACCTGCTGCCCGTGCTCGGGGAGTGGGTCGGACTGACCCCGCAGGCCCTGGGCCTGGCCTCGGTGGTCGGCGTGGGCAACGGGGCCCAGGCCCTGTTCGCGGCCTTCGGGTCGAGCTACGAGGCGGGCCGCTGGGCCACCTGGTTCGACGTGGGCCGCCACGTCATCATGCCCGCGGGCTTCCTGTACGTCTTCATCGTCATGTTCGTGCGCAAGCTGCGCCGCCGCGACGACGAGACGGTCATGGCCACGCGCGGCATCAAGACCTTCCCGCTGTGGCTCGGCGTGTTCGTCTTCCTGTGGGCCCTGGCCTGCCTGCACCTGTTCAAGGAGCCCGCCCACCACGCCATCTTCGCCATGGTCAAGTGGGACTTCTCCCTGGCCGCGGCCGCGCTCGGCCTGTCCGTGTCCTTCCGCGAGATCACGCAGCACGGCCTCAAGGGGGTCCTGGTCACCCTGGCCGCCGGGCTCCTGCGCATCGCCCTGCTCCTCGCGGCCCTCGTCATCTGCGTCAAGACCGGCCTGTTCGCGGCCTAG
- the tsaA gene encoding tRNA (N6-threonylcarbamoyladenosine(37)-N6)-methyltransferase TrmO, producing MQIHYRPIGYFHTPHKNTTGMPIQPSGAQGVKGTIQVLPEFREGLRDIEGFSHLIILYHLHEIEGQDLTVIPFLDNSPHGIFATRSPKRPNPLGLSVMSLCGVSEEGIILNNVDVLDGTPVIDIKPYVPDFDVWPADRVGWFEGKSCNATTRRSDDRFAACALEETGS from the coding sequence ATGCAAATTCACTACAGACCCATCGGCTACTTCCACACCCCGCACAAGAACACCACGGGCATGCCCATCCAGCCCTCCGGGGCCCAGGGCGTCAAGGGGACCATCCAGGTGCTGCCCGAGTTCCGCGAGGGATTGCGGGACATCGAGGGGTTCTCGCACCTGATCATCCTCTACCACCTGCACGAGATCGAGGGGCAGGACCTGACCGTGATCCCCTTCCTGGACAACAGCCCGCACGGCATCTTCGCCACACGCTCGCCCAAGCGGCCCAACCCGCTGGGGCTGTCGGTCATGTCCCTGTGCGGGGTCTCGGAGGAGGGCATCATCCTGAACAACGTGGACGTGCTCGACGGCACCCCGGTCATCGACATCAAGCCCTATGTCCCGGACTTCGACGTCTGGCCCGCCGACCGCGTAGGCTGGTTCGAGGGCAAGTCGTGCAACGCGACCACCCGGCGCAGCGACGACCGCTTTGCGGCCTGCGCCCTGGAGGAGACCGGAAGCTAG
- a CDS encoding alpha/beta fold hydrolase, with protein MALFVLLHDAFQGGWVWRQTARELRDLGHEVHTPSFAGRTLPFGPDNADSPSKAALDNLVRYFEAENLRDVALVCSGWSGLLGPALAEALPTAVRTLIFWDAVLPEPGRSFMEVCPEDLAAAIDGNSESTEVAPFVSGPLNWLECGEDTASLLAPFPRRAFTEPYAGPARGRWPRALFIHSPETDAPGSPFTRDMVEASGMPWLELDMYEYPLLGRAQELARLLVSQAAPGASRNFNGCSRNTMPHEMRMQYCSHYRRRHELAVAGERIDA; from the coding sequence ATGGCACTCTTCGTACTCCTGCACGACGCGTTTCAAGGCGGCTGGGTCTGGCGCCAGACGGCCCGCGAGCTGCGCGACCTCGGCCACGAGGTCCACACCCCGAGCTTCGCCGGGCGCACCCTGCCCTTCGGACCGGACAACGCGGACAGCCCGTCGAAGGCGGCCCTGGATAACCTGGTCCGCTATTTCGAGGCAGAGAACCTGCGCGACGTGGCCCTGGTCTGCTCGGGCTGGTCAGGCCTGCTCGGCCCGGCCCTGGCCGAGGCCCTGCCCACGGCCGTGCGTACCCTGATCTTCTGGGACGCCGTGCTGCCCGAACCGGGCAGGAGTTTCATGGAGGTCTGTCCCGAGGACCTGGCCGCGGCCATCGACGGCAACAGCGAATCCACCGAGGTCGCCCCGTTCGTGTCCGGGCCGCTGAACTGGCTGGAGTGCGGCGAGGACACAGCCTCGCTCCTGGCCCCCTTCCCCCGGCGGGCCTTCACCGAGCCCTACGCGGGTCCGGCGCGCGGCCGCTGGCCCAGGGCTCTGTTCATCCACTCCCCGGAGACGGACGCCCCCGGCTCGCCCTTCACCCGCGACATGGTCGAAGCCTCGGGCATGCCCTGGCTCGAACTGGACATGTACGAATATCCGCTCCTCGGCCGGGCCCAGGAGCTGGCCCGCCTGCTGGTGAGCCAGGCCGCGCCCGGCGCATCGCGCAACTTCAACGGCTGTTCGCGCAACACCATGCCGCACGAAATGCGCATGCAATATTGTTCGCATTACCGCAGGCGCCACGAGTTGGCCGTGGCCGGCGAAAGAATCGACGCCTGA
- a CDS encoding DUF1573 domain-containing protein has product MRFRSIALACALVACLAAGAWAGPLSVSQTTVDFGAMTEGPVARQTITLTNTGDRALTIENVTTSUSCTSTALGKSSLEPGEATEMIINYNTFKYPGKFDKTVTVFTGKGKEDAQVIHIVGYVEPVPMGVMEVNPRKVDLGTLAAGKANAVTLTVRNAGDAPMLVTKVESQKFRKTYWQGELTVPAGQSAAIALTLDGLEPGRFLDMILVHSDARNDIGKGYKAVLIGAVP; this is encoded by the coding sequence ATGCGTTTCAGATCCATTGCCCTGGCCTGCGCCCTGGTCGCCTGCCTGGCGGCCGGAGCCTGGGCCGGACCCCTGTCCGTCAGCCAGACCACCGTGGACTTCGGGGCCATGACCGAGGGGCCGGTGGCCCGCCAGACGATCACCCTGACCAATACGGGCGACCGGGCGCTGACCATCGAGAACGTGACCACGTCCTGAAGCTGCACCAGCACTGCTCTCGGGAAGAGCAGCCTCGAACCCGGCGAAGCCACGGAAATGATCATCAACTACAACACGTTCAAATATCCAGGCAAGTTCGACAAAACCGTCACCGTGTTCACCGGCAAGGGCAAGGAGGACGCCCAGGTCATCCACATCGTGGGCTACGTCGAACCCGTGCCCATGGGGGTCATGGAGGTCAACCCGCGCAAGGTGGACCTGGGGACCCTGGCGGCGGGCAAGGCCAATGCCGTGACACTGACCGTGCGCAACGCGGGCGACGCCCCCATGCTGGTCACGAAGGTCGAGTCGCAGAAGTTCAGGAAGACGTACTGGCAGGGCGAACTGACCGTGCCCGCCGGGCAGTCGGCGGCCATCGCCCTGACCCTGGACGGGCTCGAACCGGGCCGGTTCCTGGACATGATCCTGGTCCACTCGGACGCCCGCAACGATATCGGCAAGGGCTACAAGGCGGTCCTCATCGGCGCCGTGCCATAA